The sequence gtctctctctcttttccccatctctctatctctcttttccccatctctctctctctctctctctctctcttttccccgtctctctctctcttttccccgtctctctctcttttccccatctctctctcttttccccatctctctctctctcttttccccatctctctctctctcttttccccatctctctctcttttccccatctctctctctctcttttccccatctctctctctttctctctctctctttctctctctcttttccccgtctctctctcttttccccgtctctctctctctctctctctctcttttacccgtctctctctcttttccccatctctctctcttttccccgtctctctctctcttttccccatctctctctctctctcttttccccatctctctctctctcttttccccatctctctctctctcttttccccatctctctctctctctcttttccccgtctctctcgcttttccccgtctctcactctctctcttttccccgtctctctctctctctcttttccccgtctctctctctctctcttttccccgtctctctctcttttccccgtctctctctctctctctctctcttttccccgtctctctctctctcttttcccagttcctctctctctctcttttcccagttcctctctctctcttttccccgtctctctctctctctctctctctcttttccccgtctctctctctctctcttttccccgtctctctctctctctcttttccccgtctctctctctctctttcccccatctctctctctctcttttcccccatctctctatctcttttcccccgtctccctctctctctcttttccccgtctccctcactctctctttttccccatctccctctctctctctctctgctcggaATTAGCTTGCAAAAAAACGGAACAGTCCGCAGGAAGCCAGACGTTAAATTACATTTCAATTTAGTCTGCCAATTGTCCGAGTTGGTCCATATGTCCAATTGTCCGAGTTGGTCCATATGCAGAGGGTTAAGGTGGGggtaagagacagagaagagaagagcaaAGGGGAGAAGGTTAAGGTGGGggtaagagacagagaagagaagagcaaAGGGGAGAAGGTTAAGGTGGGggtaagagacagagaagagaagagcaaAGGGAGAAGGTTAAGGTGGGggtaagagacagagaagagaagagcaaAGGGGAGAAGGTTAAGGTGGGggtaagagacagagaagagaagagcaaAGGGGAGAAGGTTAAGGTGGGggtaagagacagagaagagaagagcaaAGGGGAGAAGGTTAAGGTGGGGGTaagagacagtaagagaggagggagggggttaaAGGTGGGGgtaagagacagtcagagaggagcagaggggaggggacagggttAAGGTGGGGgtaagagacagtcagagaggagcAAAGGGGAGAGGGTTAAGGTGGGGgtaagagacagtcagagaggagcagaggggaggggagagggttaaGGTGGGGGTAAGAGACAGTgcgagaggagcagaggggaggggacagggttAAGGTGGGGgtaagagacagtcagagaggaggagagggggagagggttaaggtgggggtaacagacagtcagagaggagcagaggggaggggagagggttaaggtgggggtaacagacagtcagaggagagcagaggagggggagagggttaaGGTGGGGgtaagagacagtcagagaggagaggaggggaggggttaaggtgggggtaagagacagtcagagaggaggggaggggagagggttaaGGTGGGAGTAAGAGACagtcagggggaggggaggggagagggttaaGGTGGGGgtaagagacagtcagagaggaggggaggggaggggacagggttAAGGTGGAGgtaagagacagtcagagaggagggagggggttaagGTGGGGgtaagagacagtcagagaggagcagagcagaggggagagggttaAGGTGGGGgtaagagacagtcagagaggagcagaggggaggggacagggttAAGGTGGGGgtaagagacagtcagagaggagcagagggtagTGGACAGGGTTAAGGTGGGGgtaagagacagtcagagaggagcagaggggatggGACAGGGTTAAGGTGGGGGTAAgggacagtcagagaggagaggaggagagagggttaaggTGGGGGTAAGAGACAatcagagaggaggggacagggttAAGGTGGAGgtaagagacagtcagagaggagcagaggggaggggagagggttaaGTTGGGGgtaagagacagtcagagaggagcagaggggaggggacagggttAAGTTGGGGgtaagagacagtcagagaggagcagagggaaggGGACAGGGTTAAGGTGGAGgtaagagacagtcagagaggagcagaggggaggggagagggttaaGGTGGAGgtaagagacagtcagagaggagcagaggggaggggagagggttaaGTTGGGGgtaagagacagtcagagaggagcagaggggaggggacagggttaaggtgggggtgggggtaagggacagtcagagaggagcagaggggaggggagagggttaaGGTGGGGGTAAGAGACagtcagaggggaggggagagggttaaGGTGGTGGGAgtaagagacagtcagagaggagcagaggggatgggagagggttAAGGTGGGGGTAAGGGACAGtcagagaggagctgaggagagaagggaggggaggggagcagaTGTCATCGGGACTGTATTTGTGTCTGTATCCTGCAGCCAACTGTCCCCTGGCCCTCAGACCACGTTGCCTCTCCTCCCCAGCTCACTGTCCCTTGGCCCCCAGACCACCTCATTGTCTCGTCTCCCCAGCCCACTGTCCCCTGGCCCTCAGACCACCTCATTGTCTCGTCTCCCCAGCCCACTGTCCCTTGGCCCCCAGACCACGTTGCCTCTCCTCCCCAGCCCACTGTCCCTTGGCCCCCAGACCACCTCATTGTCTCTTCTCCCCAGCCCACTGTCCCCTGGCCCTCAGACCACCTCATTGTCTCTTCTCCTCAGCCCACTGTCCCCTAGTCCTCAGACCACGTTGCCTCTCCTCCCCAGCCCACTGTCCCCTGGCCCTCGAACCACATTGTCTCTCCTCCCCAGCCCACTGTTCCCTAGCCCTCAGACCAGCTCATTGTCTCTTCTCCCCAGCCCACTGTCCCCTAGCCCTCAGACCAGCTCATTGTCTCTTCTCCCCAGCCCACTGTCCCCTAGCCCTCAGACCACGTTGCCTCTCCTCCCCAGCCCACTGTCCCTTGGCCCCCAGACCACATTGCCTCTCCTCCCCAGCCCACTGTCCCTTGGCCCCCAGACCACCTCATTGTCTCTTCTCCCCAGCCCACTGTCCCCTGGCCCTCAGACCAACTCATTGTCTCTTCTCCTCAGCCCATTGTCCCCTAGTCCTCAGACAACGTTGCCTCTCCTCCCCAGCCCACTGTCCCCTGGCCCTCGAACCACATTGTCTCTCCTCCCCAGCCCACTGTTCCCTAGCCCTCAGACCAGCTCATTGTCTCTTCTCCCCAGCCCACTGTCCCCTAGCCCTCAGACCAGCTCATTGTCTCTTCTCCCCAGCCCACTGTCCCCTGGCCCTCAGACCAGATCATTGTCTCTTCTCCCCAGCCCACTGTCCCCTAGCCCTCAGACCAGCTCATTGTCTCGTCTCCCCAGCCCACTGTCCCCTGGCCCTCAGACCACCTCATTGTCTCGTCTCCCCAGCCCACTGTCCCCTAGACCTCAGACCACCTCATTGTCTCGTCTCCCCAGCCCACTGTCCCCTGGCCCTCAGACCACCTCATTGTCCCGTCTCCCCAGCCCACTGTCCCCTGTCCCTCAGACCACCTCATTGTCTCGTCTCCCCAACCCACTGTCCCCTAGCCCTCAGACCACCTCATGGTCTCGTCTCCCCAGCCCACTGTCCCCTGGCCCTCACACCACCTCATTGACTCTCCTCCCCAGCCCACTGTCCCCTGGCCCTCAGACCAACTCATTGTCTCGTCTCCCCAGCCCACTGTCCCCTGGCCCTCAGACCAACTCATTGTCTCGTCTCCCCAACCCACTGTCCCCTAGCCCTCAGACCACCTCATTGTCTCGTCTCCCCAGCCCACTGTCCCCTGGCCCTCACACCACCTCATTGACTCTCCTCCCCAGCCCACTGTCCCCTGGCCCTCAGACCAACTCATTGTCTCGTCTCCCCAGCCCACTGTCCCCTGGCCCTCACACCACCTCATTGACTCTCCTCCCCAGCCCACTGTCCCCTGGCCCTCAGACCACCTCATTGTCTCGTCTCCCCAGCCCACTGTCCCCTAGCCCTCAGACTACCTCATTGTCTCGTCTCCCCAGCCCACTGTCCCCTGGCCCTCAGACCACCTCATTGTCTCGTCTCCCCAGCCCACTGTCCCCTTGCCCTCAGACCACCTCATTGTCTCGTCTCCCCAGCCCACTGTCCCCTGGCCCTCAGACCACCTCATTGTCTCGTCTCCCCAGCCCACTGTCCCCTGGCCCTCAGACCACCTCACTGTCTCGTCTCCCCAACCCACTGTCCCCTAGCCCTCAGACCACCTCATTGTCTCGTCTCCCCAGCCCACTGTCCTCTGGCCCTCAGACCACCTCATTGTCTCGTCTCCCCAGCCCACTGTCCTCTGGCCCTCAGACCACCTCATTGTCTCGTCTCCCCAGCCCACTGTCCCCTATAGCCCTCAGACCACCTCACTGTCTCGTCTCCCCAGCCCACTGTCCCCTAGCCCTCAGACCACCTCATTGTCTCGTCTCCCCAGCCCACTGTCCCCTGGCCCTCAGACCACCTCATTGTCTCGTCTCCCCAGCCCACTGTCCCCTGGTCCTCAGACCAACTCATTGTCTCATCTCCCCAGCCCACTGTCCCCTAGCCCTCAGACCAACTCATTGTCTCGTCTCCCCAGCCCACTGTCCCCTGGCCCTCAGACCACCTCATTGTCTCGTCTCCCCAGCCCACTGTCCCCTGGCCCTCAGACCACCTCATTGTCTCGTCTCCCCAGCCGACTGTCCCCTGGCCCTCAGACCACCTCATTGTCTCGTCTCCCCAGCCCACTGTCCCCTGGCCCTCAGACCACCTCATTGTCTCGTCTCCCCAGCCCACTGTCCCCTGGCCCTCAGACCACCTCATTGTCTCGTCTCCCCAGCCCACTGTCCCCTAGCCCTCAGACCACCTCATTGTCCCGTCTCCCCTGGCCCTCAGACCACCTCATTGTCCCGTCTCCCGTGGCCCACTGTCTCCTAGCCCTCAGACCACCTCATTGTCTCGTCTCCCCAGCCCACTGTCCCCTGGCCCTCAGACCACCTCATTGTCTCGTCTCCCCAGCCCACTGTCCCCTAGCCCTCAGACCACCTCATTGTCCCGTCTCCCGTGGCCCACTGTCCCCTAGCCCTCAGACCACCTCATTGTCTCGTCTCCCCACCCCACTGTCCCCTAGCCCTCAGACCACCTCATTGTCTCGTCTCCCCAGCCCACTGTCCCCTAGCCCTCAGACCACCTCATTGTCTCGTCTCCCAACCCACTGTCCCCTGGCCCTCAGACCACCTCATTGTCTCGTCTCCCCAGCCCACTGTCCCCTGGGGCCCTCAGACCACCTCATTGTCTCGTCTCCCCAGCCCACTGTCCCCTAGCCCTCAGACCACCTCATTGTCTCGTCTCCCCAGCCCACTGTCCCCTAGCCCTCAGACCACCTCATTGTCTCGTCTCCCCAGCCCACTGTCCCCTGGCCCTCAGACCACCTCATTGTCTCGTCTCCCCAGCCCACTGTCCCCTGGCCCTCAGACCACCTCATTGTCTCATCTCCCCAGCCCACTGTCCCCTGGCCCTCAGACCACCTCATTGTCTCGTCTCCCCAGCCCACTGTCCCCTGGCCCTCAGACCACCTCATTGTCTCGTCTCCCCAGCCCACTGTCCCCTGGCCCTCAGACCACCTCATTGTCTCGTCTCCCCAGCCCACTGTCCCCTGGCCCTCAGACCACCTCATTGTCTCGTCTCCCCAGCCCACTGTCCCCTGGCCCTCAGACCAGCTCATTGCCACTTAATTTGGTCCTACTGGGGTTTGTTCATTTTCCCACTGCCAGCATCCCCCTAACCCATCACACACGCAgaggcgcacgcacacacagtatcCTCCTCACTGTCCGAAAAGGGCGCGCTTGgagcacacacacagtatcctCCTCGCTGTTCCGAAAAGGGCGCGcttggagcacacacacacacacacgtgcacacacactatCCTCCTCGCTGTCTGAAAGGGGCACACTTGGAGAACACGCGCGCTGTTGAATTGTGTAGGCCACTGCTGAGACGGCTCAGGTGGAACTGAAGGACGTCTCCTTTCTCccacgagggagagagaagattaTGGATTGGGTCTTGTTCAATGAAACAAGAATCATTCTAATATGTGATACAACTAAAGTAACGAATAAGTATCTTTAAATGGTACGTTAAAGCCCGTTATACAGTAACATCGCTACTCTGCTTCCGGGGGTTGGAACGAtcgaaatgtttttttttttgtgttttttttactgAGCATAAAATGAAATATGACTGAAATGTGTTTGTAAATATAAAATGCTAAACCGTCACCTGAATGTGGAGATGTTATTGCTCTACTCTTAAGTCTTGGAATCATCGAAAACGAATCACACACAGCTCTTCAACTCCATAGAGTCTATAGAATTAATTATACATGAGGATATTTGTAGAATTATTTTCAGGAACGAAAACCATTAATGTAGTCTCACCAGAATTGAATATCATTGTGTTTCGATATATTAGATATTTCTTACAGTATGTTAGATTAATTAAATGTACCCCCCcccatttaaaaataataataataatgtagccaATTACATTGTAAAATCAACATCAGTCGTCATTGTTCGATGAGAATAATGTTTGTTAATTAACTAATCAAAGGCAATATATTTACAAACAAACTAACCCAATTTTGACTTTATGTTTATTTCATGCTATTATTTAATTCATATTTATTAGACAGCCGATGCTTTTTAACAATGAAATACAGATACACATTACAGTGACTGCTTTTGCAGCCTACAAGAGACGAGAAACAGACAGTCAAAACgtaaaaaaacaataaacagtTATCTGACAGTGAAATAGAATGAATTTAGCCAGAGGTAGTATGATAAATATTGTATGAAGATAAATTAACACATTTAAATTGATAAACGTTGATTGGGGATGTATGAATAAATGCAAAACGTGTATACAGTATTTATCCTACAGAATAACACTAATCCAAGCTTATTTAAATTTGTGAATTTGTAAATTTGTGATCACGAACGTTAATAAACGTAACATTTCGTTAAAATCTTGCGTTACTTGGCTTCATTGACCAACACCAATAATAACTAAATCCCACTAATAACAGAAGTGTTTAGCCACAAACAACAAGTATTATtcccacacacacaacaacaacaaaaaacagattcaaataaataaattggaCAAAAACAATTTACAATGTGTCATACAATACAGTAAAGTTGTATGAAATATATTTCCCCAATAGTTATTACTCTAAAAACACCAAACGTGTCGCCGTTTGAACGTCTTATAGCGATCTGAGCTCTACTTAATATTTTCCGTAACAAATTGTAGAATAAGAAATGATCATTCATACGGAATGGGTTTAATTCCAGGGTCGATATTCTTGGTTCAGCGTCGTCAGGCCTGTGTAAAAGTTCTCCTCCGTCAGTCTTTGCGTCCTGCAGTCCTTGGTGAATGAAAACATCGCGGTTGTATCCTCCAAAGATCCGTTTCGTGAGATGATAGGAGGAACTGCGGGTTCCGACAGAGGGCCCTCTGTCAATAACGTAAATATAACATTTTAGAAAGAGTATCCATATATATTAGGCAATTTAGGTCAGACACATGTCAGCATTATATTTCTATATGCATCCAGTAATGTTTGTTTTTTCACTCAAGATATATAGGCCTTAGACCTTGGTACAAGCAACACGTGTCCTATTCCTTCAATATCTATTGACAATCAGATCTTACGTGTATGACTCTTCATGTGGTTCTTGAGTTCTGTCGCTTCTTGGAAGGTGCTGCCGCACACGTCGCACGGGTGCAGCTTGTCATTGGCGTGGGTGCGTCGGACGTGGCTGTCGTGCGCGGCATGCGAGGCAAAGGCTCTCCCGCAGTGTTTACACTTGAAGGGCCGCTCTCCGGAGTGCTGGCGGATGTGCGTGCGCAGGATACTGGAAGCGGTAAAGGCCTAGAACAACGTGGAGGACATAGAAGTTTGAGAACATGAGTGGACTCAATAGGTCTACGGTCCTGATAGAACGGGATACTTTGATAGTCATGGGATGTTTGGCAAGACTACACGTTGGCCAATACAGCAAGACTACACGTTGGCCAATACAGCGAGACTACACGTTGGCCAATACAGCAAGACTACACGTTGGCCAATACAGCAAGACCGGCACCAAATGCAGGCCTGGCACATTCATGCTCTGTAATCGAAAATCTGGATTCAATTCGATTTCAAATACCTTTTCAtttagaaaatattttaaaagagCAGATAACTAGCATATAGTCTAACTTATCATTGTTAAACAGAGGATTTGGGTTAAACAAAGTAGGCGAAATAAAACTAAGGAGGAGGTTGTCATATCCTACTAACAACAAAGAAAACGTCTGTTCCTCATAGAGCCGTAAATTCAGAGCGTAATCTCGGGGCGTGGGGgaacaatagtgtgtgtgtgtgtgtggggggtacatcTGGCGCTAATCACCATGGAAGTGTCTCGGTGGAGCGTGCCTGCACCAGGAGACAATAACGAGGGCGCTCGCGCCAAATGCACCATGAAATGAGGAAGCTTCCAAATGGTGAGATCGGGGTCTGCCAACCCACCCGCCCACCGACTCGATGACACACGCTGTTCTACACTTACCTTGTTACAGTAGACACACTTGTAGGGCCGCTCTCCCGAGTGCACGCGCATGTGTTTGTTGAGACTGGAGGACTGAGAGAAACTCTTACCGCACACCGAACACTGTGAAGAGACAGGCGACACGCTCAGCACCGGGAAGGGTTGACACATCAACACTGAGTACACTAAgactactgtatcttagtctatgccgctctgtcatcgTTAGTCCATTTAGTCAGATATTCTTTAagtccattcctttacttagatttgtgtgtattttgggtatatgttgagaaatggttagatattactagttagatattactgcactgttggagctagaaacacaagcatttcgcttacACCCGCAATAGCATCAGCTAAACACGTGTCTGTGAcccataacatttgatttgagtgacCGTTCAGTTACAGATTTAGGAGGAAAGCAGGCCTATATATGTtccactgacagaggagaggggagattaGAGAAATCAGCAGACATTAAGTAGATCCTATGGGAAATGTGCTGTTATTTAACACTGAATAAGAGGGTAAAATATAAGGAGTAGGCTTAAAACAAACTAGGGATGTCGGGAGAAAGTAGGCCTATAGCCTAATGCAAAGGGAGCTGTTTTTCAGCACCATTCGTATGATTTAGTCATTTTACTTTATGTGGTCGGTGTTTCTCGTGAACGTGTAGGATATGAATCCTCAGTCGGTCTCTCTTCTCGAACGACCTGTTGCAGAGATGACACGGGAACTTCCGGTCGCCCTGGTCCACGCAGCGCGTGTACTTCAGATGCTTGTCTCTGTAGTATTGATAGGCGAACACTTTGCCACACCGATCACACTTAAAACCCTCTCCAGAATctgaaataaaaacaaaatgttatcaGGAAAAACATTGCTGGATTTTCAGTGACAAGGCTGCTTCTACAAATAAACACGTGTCATACATTTATATAATGATATAATTAAGACTAGAAGAGAATAAGATCCtttacagcattgtgacgtttatgtaaaaatgtatttcacaAATAAAGTTCCCGCCGGGgaagatatcaaatcaaatgtatttatatagcccttcgtacatcagctgatatctcaaagtgctgtacagaaacccagcctaaaacccccaacagcaagcaatgcaggtgtagaaagtTATTATTTCGAATAAAGATTAATCTGATTCTATATTAAATGTCTTTACCTTCAAGCGGAAGCATAACGTTCCCCTCCTCCGGCGAGTCTTTCAGAGTGAGAGGAATCCCCAGGAACTGAACATAGCAGTCCCCGTACCAGACCAGCAGCTCCTGGCCCGGCTGGACCTCCTTACAGGCATCGTAGAAGATCTGGCCCTGACTCTGTACTGCGATTAGGTTCTGCTCCTCCGGGAAACGCGCGCACTTCACCAGCGACATCCAATTACCGGAAGAGCCCCGGCCATCCACGAAGTGACTCAACCGACCGTTCTCGAACACCTGGATTAAAAGACACAGCGAAAAGGTTGTTAAACCTATTATATTGCTCGAAAATGTATGTGGATACAAATTGTTTGACAGGACGGGCTTTGAATTAATTGGTAATCTAGCATCTCGTACTAGGCCTACATTTACGCATAAATTGACATTGACGCACAGCTGGTTTACTCACCAAATAAAAACACAAAAATGTTTAAACGTTTAGTTCACAGtaaataaataacacacacaatattaAGGAACTTAATTACGGAATTAAACTGACCTCCCACATCAGAGTGTTGTCGTCATGTGTTTTGATCTCGCTCGTATTGACCAGTTTCCCCTGAAATGGGCCGAACCGGGTCCCCTTGGTGACGGCGCTCTTCACCGCAAAAACTCCGTAGTGGGACAAACTGCCGTAACTCGTCTGGTGGATAGTTAACTCTGGAAGTGATATTTGAAAACACGTTAAAGTTAACACCCTTTACACAACTTCACAAAGTACAAACAGAATattctaacagagagagagagaaagagagagagagagagagagagagagatttttcccacgccaataaagccctttgaatttaattgagagaggcCTGCCTTCTGGAAGTTCAAGCGCCTGAGTATTCAAGGTGGGCGTCTCACTGTTACAAACTGTTGAAGAGAATGTTCAAGTTAGCAATGCTATTGCTGGTCAATTGTGAACATAAGGGCCTAACAAATCAAGCACAACATGACGGACAATATAGGCTGTTTTCCCAGACATAGA is a genomic window of Oncorhynchus gorbuscha isolate QuinsamMale2020 ecotype Even-year linkage group LG12, OgorEven_v1.0, whole genome shotgun sequence containing:
- the LOC123990305 gene encoding PR domain zinc finger protein 14-like, whose protein sequence is MSVSLSSIPVVKDKPFHSNPLKGSPVRGSGYYAAPLPGAHHNMNIFRSSQHPLHPLKSLGRLVTDTQAVMPFNFTAGNPSFFGHGGHAVNVLHEQIFNVSNIPYFNRMMPGVGQAIYSKHEELAAVVTEHATGPLSDYSSPASSERSSAHSVSPSKARALHLRGTELSSKKTRTYSFSEDDLFTVLYGYTGRQEQNTGHAISGIALTGNSVCNSETPTLNTQALELPEELTIHQTSYGSLSHYGVFAVKSAVTKGTRFGPFQGKLVNTSEIKTHDDNTLMWEVFENGRLSHFVDGRGSSGNWMSLVKCARFPEEQNLIAVQSQGQIFYDACKEVQPGQELLVWYGDCYVQFLGIPLTLKDSPEEGNVMLPLEDSGEGFKCDRCGKVFAYQYYRDKHLKYTRCVDQGDRKFPCHLCNRSFEKRDRLRIHILHVHEKHRPHKCSVCGKSFSQSSSLNKHMRVHSGERPYKCVYCNKAFTASSILRTHIRQHSGERPFKCKHCGRAFASHAAHDSHVRRTHANDKLHPCDVCGSTFQEATELKNHMKSHTQGPLSEPAVPPIISRNGSLEDTTAMFSFTKDCRTQRLTEENFYTGLTTLNQEYRPWN